The following DNA comes from Glaciihabitans arcticus.
TGGACCGGTGGTGAAGATTCTCGTGGCCGCTGAGTCGCTCGACACCCGCACCGGTCACGCCCGGATCGAGGGCTCACCGACGCCGGTGTCCGTGCAGACGGCGGAACGTTTGGCGTGCACCGGCACCACCGTCCCGATCCTGTTCGACAGCGCCGGTCAGATCCTCGACCTCGGACGGGAACAGAGACTATTCACCAAACGACAAAAACAGGCCCTCGCCGCCCGGGACGGTGGCTGCATGTGGCTCGGCTGCGACCGACCCGCCTGCTGGACCGAAGCCCACCACATCGACCACTGGGCACGAGACGGCGGCGCAACTGACACCGCCGACGGCATGCTGCTCTGCAAACACCATCACCTGTTGCTCCACAACAACCACTGGGAGATCCTCCGCACCGGCGCCGAATACTGGCTGGTTCCGCCCCCGGACATCGACCCCGACCAGACCCCCATCCTCCTGCGCTCAAAAAGCGCCGCCCTCACCGAACTATTAGCGAGAGCACGATGACCGGCGCCAGCCCGCCCACCGCGCGGCGCGAGCAGGGAATCCCGGCGTGGTTTCGTTCATGTAAAAAAGCGGCGCCCGGATCAACCGGACGCCGCTCTCAAGAAATCAGCTGCTGACTAGGCCTTGCCGCGCATGATCGCCTGCTTGACCTCGGCGATCGCCTGCGTGACCTGGATGCCACGCGGGCAGGCCTCGGAGCAGTTGAAGGTCGTACGGCAACGCCACACGCCCTCCTTGTCGTTGAGGATATCCAGACGAACGCCTGCACCCTCATCGCGGGAGTCGAAGATGAAGCGGTGAGCGTTCACGATTGCGGCCGGACCGAAGTACTGGCCGTCCGTCCAGAACACGGGGCAGCTCGAAGTGCACGCAGCGCAGAGGATGCACTTGGTGGTGTCATCGAAGCGAGCGCGCTCCACGGGGGACTGCTTGCGCTCCTTGCCATCCTTCGTGCCGCCCGACGCCATCAGGAACGGGTTGATCTGACGGTACGACTCGAAGAACGGCTCCATGTCGACGATGAGGTCCTTCTCCAGCGGAAGACCCTTGATGGCTTCCACGTAGATGGGCTTCGTGATGTCGAGATCCTTGATGAGCGTCTTGCAGGCGAGACGGTTGCGTCCGTTAATGCGCATCGCGTCAGAACCGCAGATGCCGTGCGCACACGAGCGACGGAAGGTGAGCGAGCCGTCCTGCTCCCACTTGATCTTGTGGAGCGCATCCAGAATGCGGTCGGTCCCGTACACCTCGACGTCGAAGTCCTGCCAGCGCGGCTCCTCATCCACATCCGGGTCAAATCGACGAATGATGAGTGTTGCCGTGAAGGTCGGGATCTCCTCCGGAACGGAGGGCCGGTTCTCGAGAACTGCGTTGCTCATTTAGTACTTTCTCTCCATCGGCTGGTACCGCGTGATGACCACGGGCTTGGTGCTGAGGCGAATGTGGTCTCCGGCGTCCGTCGAATGGGCGTCGCCGGCGAGGTACGCCATCGTGTGCACCATGAAGTTGGCGTCGTCGCGATCGGGGTAGTCCTCGCGGAAGTGGCCGCCGCGGCTCTCCTTGCGGCTCATCGCCGAGTAGACGACGACCTCCGCGAGGTCGAGCAGGAAGCCGAGCTCGACAGCCTCGAGCAGATCGGTGTTGAAGCGCTTGCCCTTGTCCTGCACGGCGATGTTCTTGTAACGCTCGCGAAGACCCTCGATCACCTTGGTGACCTCGATGAGGCTCTCCTCGGTGCGGAAGACCTGGGCGTTGCGGTCCATCGAGTCCTGCAGCTCCTTGCGGATCAGTGCGATCTTCTCGGTACCGGTGGAGTCGCGCAGCATGGACAGGAGTTCGCGGATGCCGCGAGCCGGGTCATCCGGAAGCGCGGTGAATTCGGCGGTCTTCACGTACTCGACCGCATTCTTGCCGGCACGCTTGCCGAACACGTTGATGTCGAGCAGCGAATTCGTGCCCAAGCGGTTCGAGCCGTGCACCGAGACACACGCGCACTCGCCGGCCGCATAGAGGCCGGGCACGACCGTCGTGTTGTCGCGCAGCACTTCGGCGGCGACGTTCGTCGGAATGCCGCCCATCGCGTAGTGCGCGGTCGGCAGCACGGGAACGGGCTCCGTGTACGGCTCGACACCCAGATAGGTGCGGGCGAACTCGGTGATATCAGGAAGCTTCGCGTCGATGACGGCCGGCTCGAGGTGCGTGATGTCGAGGTAGACGTAGTCCTTGTTGGGTCCACCGCCGCGACCCTCGCGAATCTCGGTCGCCATGCAGCGCGCGACGATGTCACGCGGGGCGAGGTCCTTGATGGTGGGGGCGTAGCGCTCCATGAACCGCTCACCCTCGCTGTTGCGCAGGATCGCTCCCTCGCCGCGGGCGGCCTCCGAGAGGAGGATGCCGAGCCCGGCCAGGCCGGTCGGGTGGAACTGGAAGAACTCCATGTCCTCGAGGGGGAGGCCCTTACGCCAGATGATGCCAACGCCGTCACCGGTGAGGGTGTGCGCGTTCGACGTCGTCTTGTAGATCTTTCCGAAGCCGCCGGTAGCGAAAATGATCGCCTTGCCCTGGAAGACGTGCAGCTCGCCCGTCGACAGCTCGTACGCGACGACGCCCGAGGGCTGGTCGATACCATCGACCTTGGTCATCACGAGGTCGAGCACGTAGTACTCGTTGAAGAAGTTGATTCCCAGGCGTACACAGTTCTGGTACAGCGTCTGGAGGATCATGTGCCCGGTGCGGTCGGCGGCATAGCACGCACGACGAACCGGGGTCTTGCCGTGGTCGGCCGTGTGGCCGCCAAAGCGGCGCTGGTCGATCTTGCCATCGGGCGTGCGGTTGAAGGGCAGGCCCATGTTCTCGAGGTCGATGACCGCGTCGATGGCCTCCTTCGCGAGGATCTCGGCCGCATCCTGGTCGACGAGGTAGTCGCCACCCTTGACGGTGTCGAAGGTGTGCCACTCCCAGTTGTCTTCCTCGACGTTGGCGAGGGCCGCAGCCATGCCGCCCTGCGCCGCACCGGTGTGCGAGCGGGTCGGGTAGAGCTTCGAGATCACGGCGGTCGACGCGTGCGGCCCGGCCTCGATGGCCGCCCGCATTCCCGCGCCGCCGGCTCCGACGATCACGATGTCGTGCTGGTGGTAGTGCACGCCGTCGATGACGGCGCCATCCTCAATCTCGGTGGTGCCGAGTGCGATACCCATTGCGGCTACCTGGCCGGGCAGAAGCTCGGGAGCAGTTCGGCGGGGCCGACTGCGGGGCAGGGGTCAAACGTGTAGATCACAAGGGTTCCCAGCAATAGAAGGACGATGGTCGATCCGGCGATCGCGCCCAGGAGGATGCGGCGCACGATCGGCTTTGACGCGTAGTCGTTGACGAGGGTGCGCATGCCGTTCGCGCCGTGGATCAGGGCCAGCCAGAGCAGCAGGGTGTCCCAGACGATCCAAAACGGGTCGGCGAGCTTGCCGGCCACGAACGCGAAGTCGATAGCCTTGACGCCTTCACCGGCGACGAGGTTGACGAACAGGTGACCGAAGATCAGCACGAGCAGCACCACACCGCTTGCGCGCATATAGATCCAGCCCCACTTCTCCCAGTTGACCCGGCGGGCCCGGGGCTGCGGTGCCTTGCTGCGGGGAGCATCGATTGTCGTCATCATCAACCTCCGAAGATGTGCATCAGTTGGCGGGGGATGAAGCCGGCGAGCAGCACGATCCACAGCGCGATCACGATGTAGAACATGAGCTTCTGGTGTTTGGTGCCGACACTCCAGAAGTCGATGAGGATGATCCGCAGCCCGTTCAGGCCGTGCAGCCCGATCGCGGCAACGAGTGCGATCTCGCCGAGGCCCATGATCGGCGTCTTGTACGTGCCGATCACGGCGTTGTACGCCTCGGGGCTGAGCCGCACGAGGGAGGTGTCGAGGATGTGCACGAGGAGGAAGAAGTAGATGGCGACACCCGTAATACGGTGCAGCACCCACGACCACATGCCTTCGCGGCCTCGGTACAGGGTGCCCGCGGGACGCCGGGGTGCCTTGATAGTCGGAACGGCGCGCTTCTGCGCCAGGGTTTCAGCCGTTTCGTTCGGCACGTACCCTCCTCGCGGATGATTTCGGACCGCTGGGCTAAGGCGCCGCGGCCGGTGGCTGTTCGGTCATCGAACGCTGTCCAGTCTATTCCGCGCGGCTAGGGATTTCCGGTCAGGCTTACCTAACTAGCTCGACCTCAAGATACTTTCAGGCCCAAAACTGCGCGCGGTCTACAGTGGGGGCCATGGCCTCACCCCTCGTCAGCCTCGACAACTTCTACAGTGTGATCCCCGCCGGCGGTATCGGCTCCCGCCTGTGGCCGCTGTCGCGCGCCGATGCTCCCAAGTTCCTGCACGACCTCACCGGGTCCGGCCAGACCCTGCTGCGCGACACCTGGGATCGGCTCGCCCCGCTCTCCGGTGAGGAGCGCGTCATGGTGGTCACCGGCCGCGCCCACCGCGCCGCCGTCGAGAAGGAATTGCCCTCACTCGCCGACCACAACGTCGTGCTCGAGAGTGAGCCCAAGGATTCCTCCGCCGCGATCGGCCTGGCAGCCGCGATCCTGCAGAAGCGCGAGCCGAACGTCATCATCGGATCTTTTGCTGCGGACCACGTCATCCGGGACACAAGAGGTTTCACGCGCGCCGTGCGACAGGCGGTCGCCGCGGCGAACGCGGGCTACATCGCCACGATCGGCGTCACCCCGACCGAGCCGGCGATCGGATTCGGCTACATTCACTGCGCGGGTCCGCTCGAGATCGACGGTGCTCCCGGCGCGGTCGTCGTCGACAGCTTCGTCGAGAAGCCGGATGCCGCGACCGCACAGCGCTACCTCGACGACGGCGACTACCTGTGGAACGCAGGCATGTTCATCTCCCGGGCCGACGTGCTGCTGGAAGCACTCGGCAAGTCGCAGCCCGAGCTGCTGGCGGGCCTGCTCGAACTTGCCGACGCGTGGGACACCCCGGCGCGCGGCGCCATCGTGGACAAGATCTGGCCGGGCCTTACGAAGATCGCGATCGACTACTCGGTGGCGGAGCCGGCCGCGAAGGCCGGCCGCCTCGCCGTCATCCCGGGCGACTTCGACTGGGACGACGTGGGCGACTTCGCCTCGATCGCCAAGCTGCACTCGGGCGGGCGCAAGAAGGACCTCGCGATCCTCGGCGAGAACGCCCGCGTGCTCGCCGATGCCTCGAGCGGTGTCGTCATCAGCCAGACCAACCGGCTGATCTCGCTCATCGGCGTGACCGACATCGTCGTCGTCGACACCCCCGACGCGCTCCTCGTGACCACGAGCGCGAACGCCCAGCGGGTGAAGGCCGTCGTCGACGCGCTCAAGCTGTCGGGAAGAACCGACATTCTGTAGCTGGCATCCTTATGGGTATGACCACCCGCATCCCCATGATCATTGACACCGACACCGCACAGGACGACTGCGTCGCCCTCCTCGTCGGGCTCCTCGACCCGCTCGCCGACCTGCGTGCCATCACGATGGTGGCCGGCAATGTGGGCTTCGAACGCCAGGTGCTGAACGCGTGGATGACGCTGAGCGTGGCTGGCCGTCTCGGCGAGGTGCCCGTGTACCTCGGTTGCCGTCGTCCGATGGTGCGCGAGTGGGTGTCCGCCGAGAACGTGCACGGCGACGGCGCGGGCGGGCTGAGCATGGACTTCGAGGGGCTCGAACCCGAGCCGCAGCACGGTGTCGACGCGCTCATCGAGCTGGCGGCGGCATCCCCGGGTGAAGTCAGCATCGTCTGCATCGGACCGCTCACCAATATCGCGATGGCCGCTGTGAAGGACCCGGCGTTCGTGTCCAACGTCAAGTCGCTCTTCATCATGGGCGGCTCGAACAACGCCCGCGGCAACATCACCGCCGCCGCCGAGTACAACTTCTACGTCGACCCCGAGGCCGCGAAGACGGTCTTCGAGGCAGGCTTCGACATCACCGTTGTGCCGTGGGCACCGCTCACCCTGCGCGATGCGGTGTTCTCGCGCGAGAAGATCGCGGAGATCGGTGCGCTCGGCACCCCACTCGGCAGCTTCTTCAAGCGCGTCGTCTCGACGACCCTTGACTTCGACGAGAGCGTGGGCATTCCCGGCTCCACCCACCCCGACTCGCTCACCGCGGCCGTGCTGCTGCACCCCGAGCTCGTAACCGCCGAGGCGAACTTCGCCGTCGACATCGAGACCGGCTCAGAACTCACCAGGGGCTACTCCGCGATGTCGTGGGGAGTGCACGGCCTGGCGGAGAACGCCCGGGTCATCGAGGCCGTGGATGCCGCCGGCTTCGCCGGCTACCTGACCGATCTGTTCTCGAAGCAGACCACGCCCTCGCGAAAACTGGCCTGAGGGTTTCCGTCCCGTTACGTCTGTGTCCCAGATGTGTAACGTCTGGCTTGGCCGGGGTTTTTCATACCAGCGATAGCCGTAACAATATGTAATCTGGTTCCAACCGCCCCGGCGTCGCCTGGGCTCGCATCTGGAGGAAATCTAGTGAACGTAATCACACGCAAGCGTGGACTGGCAGGCCTCGCGCTTGTCGGCGCCGCAACTCTCGTTCTGGCCGGCTGTGCAGCAGCACCCGAGGAGGAGACCTCAGCACCCGAGGTCGACTTCACCGGTTGCGCAGTCTCCGATGAGGGCAGCTGGAACGACAAGTCGTTCAACGAGGCAGCGTACGAGGGCCTGACCACCGCGAAGGACGACCTCGGCATCAAGACCGCCGACGCCGAGTCGCAGACCACCGAAGACTTCGCCCCGAACCTCGACGAGATGGTTGCCGCGAACTGCGACGTCATCTTCGCCGTCGGCTTCAACCTCATCGACGCCGTCAACGCAGCAGCTGTTGCCAACCCGGACTCGAACTTCGTCACGATCGACGGCTTCGTCGCCGACCCCGCGACCACCAACCTCAAGGCCGTGCAGTACTCGATGAACCAGTCGAGCTACCTCGCCGGTTACCTCGCCGCTGGCTACAGCACCACCAAGGTCGTCGGAACCTACGGCGGACTCCAGATCGACGCCGTCACCGACTTCATGAGCGGCTTCTACTACGGTGCGAAGGCCTACGAGAAGGACTCCGGCACGCCGGTCAAGGTTCTCGGCTGGGACCCCACCGCAG
Coding sequences within:
- a CDS encoding DUF222 domain-containing protein, whose amino-acid sequence is GPVVKILVAAESLDTRTGHARIEGSPTPVSVQTAERLACTGTTVPILFDSAGQILDLGREQRLFTKRQKQALAARDGGCMWLGCDRPACWTEAHHIDHWARDGGATDTADGMLLCKHHHLLLHNNHWEILRTGAEYWLVPPPDIDPDQTPILLRSKSAALTELLARAR
- a CDS encoding succinate dehydrogenase iron-sulfur subunit, which produces MSNAVLENRPSVPEEIPTFTATLIIRRFDPDVDEEPRWQDFDVEVYGTDRILDALHKIKWEQDGSLTFRRSCAHGICGSDAMRINGRNRLACKTLIKDLDITKPIYVEAIKGLPLEKDLIVDMEPFFESYRQINPFLMASGGTKDGKERKQSPVERARFDDTTKCILCAACTSSCPVFWTDGQYFGPAAIVNAHRFIFDSRDEGAGVRLDILNDKEGVWRCRTTFNCSEACPRGIQVTQAIAEVKQAIMRGKA
- the sdhA gene encoding succinate dehydrogenase flavoprotein subunit — translated: MGIALGTTEIEDGAVIDGVHYHQHDIVIVGAGGAGMRAAIEAGPHASTAVISKLYPTRSHTGAAQGGMAAALANVEEDNWEWHTFDTVKGGDYLVDQDAAEILAKEAIDAVIDLENMGLPFNRTPDGKIDQRRFGGHTADHGKTPVRRACYAADRTGHMILQTLYQNCVRLGINFFNEYYVLDLVMTKVDGIDQPSGVVAYELSTGELHVFQGKAIIFATGGFGKIYKTTSNAHTLTGDGVGIIWRKGLPLEDMEFFQFHPTGLAGLGILLSEAARGEGAILRNSEGERFMERYAPTIKDLAPRDIVARCMATEIREGRGGGPNKDYVYLDITHLEPAVIDAKLPDITEFARTYLGVEPYTEPVPVLPTAHYAMGGIPTNVAAEVLRDNTTVVPGLYAAGECACVSVHGSNRLGTNSLLDINVFGKRAGKNAVEYVKTAEFTALPDDPARGIRELLSMLRDSTGTEKIALIRKELQDSMDRNAQVFRTEESLIEVTKVIEGLRERYKNIAVQDKGKRFNTDLLEAVELGFLLDLAEVVVYSAMSRKESRGGHFREDYPDRDDANFMVHTMAYLAGDAHSTDAGDHIRLSTKPVVITRYQPMERKY
- a CDS encoding succinate dehydrogenase hydrophobic membrane anchor subunit; this translates as MTTIDAPRSKAPQPRARRVNWEKWGWIYMRASGVVLLVLIFGHLFVNLVAGEGVKAIDFAFVAGKLADPFWIVWDTLLLWLALIHGANGMRTLVNDYASKPIVRRILLGAIAGSTIVLLLLGTLVIYTFDPCPAVGPAELLPSFCPAR
- the sdhC gene encoding succinate dehydrogenase, cytochrome b556 subunit produces the protein MPNETAETLAQKRAVPTIKAPRRPAGTLYRGREGMWSWVLHRITGVAIYFFLLVHILDTSLVRLSPEAYNAVIGTYKTPIMGLGEIALVAAIGLHGLNGLRIILIDFWSVGTKHQKLMFYIVIALWIVLLAGFIPRQLMHIFGG
- a CDS encoding mannose-1-phosphate guanylyltransferase; protein product: MASPLVSLDNFYSVIPAGGIGSRLWPLSRADAPKFLHDLTGSGQTLLRDTWDRLAPLSGEERVMVVTGRAHRAAVEKELPSLADHNVVLESEPKDSSAAIGLAAAILQKREPNVIIGSFAADHVIRDTRGFTRAVRQAVAAANAGYIATIGVTPTEPAIGFGYIHCAGPLEIDGAPGAVVVDSFVEKPDAATAQRYLDDGDYLWNAGMFISRADVLLEALGKSQPELLAGLLELADAWDTPARGAIVDKIWPGLTKIAIDYSVAEPAAKAGRLAVIPGDFDWDDVGDFASIAKLHSGGRKKDLAILGENARVLADASSGVVISQTNRLISLIGVTDIVVVDTPDALLVTTSANAQRVKAVVDALKLSGRTDIL
- a CDS encoding nucleoside hydrolase; the protein is MTTRIPMIIDTDTAQDDCVALLVGLLDPLADLRAITMVAGNVGFERQVLNAWMTLSVAGRLGEVPVYLGCRRPMVREWVSAENVHGDGAGGLSMDFEGLEPEPQHGVDALIELAAASPGEVSIVCIGPLTNIAMAAVKDPAFVSNVKSLFIMGGSNNARGNITAAAEYNFYVDPEAAKTVFEAGFDITVVPWAPLTLRDAVFSREKIAEIGALGTPLGSFFKRVVSTTLDFDESVGIPGSTHPDSLTAAVLLHPELVTAEANFAVDIETGSELTRGYSAMSWGVHGLAENARVIEAVDAAGFAGYLTDLFSKQTTPSRKLA
- a CDS encoding BMP family lipoprotein, with amino-acid sequence MNVITRKRGLAGLALVGAATLVLAGCAAAPEEETSAPEVDFTGCAVSDEGSWNDKSFNEAAYEGLTTAKDDLGIKTADAESQTTEDFAPNLDEMVAANCDVIFAVGFNLIDAVNAAAVANPDSNFVTIDGFVADPATTNLKAVQYSMNQSSYLAGYLAAGYSTTKVVGTYGGLQIDAVTDFMSGFYYGAKAYEKDSGTPVKVLGWDPTAATPSGDFTDGFGDTEGAKSISAGQIAQDADVLFPVAGGLFSASSEAINESGKDVVFIGVDKDIAVTSPEYADQVLTSVEKRMTTAVYDIIKELVDGAAFDGKSYVGTLANEGTDLADFGSFDDKIDADLKTKLDEIKAGIIDGSIDPLA